A segment of the Methanothermococcus thermolithotrophicus DSM 2095 genome:
ATTAAATAATAGTAAAATGGATTAATTCCCACCATATTATCTCTCTAATTTACTCAATATGTTTTTATATAAAACAATTTTCTTTGGAATGTATTCTATTTTTATTTTCATTTTACTCCCTTCTTCATCCGTATTCAACTCATCCCATGTATAGAATGCAGTATCCCCTAAGACAATGCCCTTTTCATAAAATTTTATAGGCGGTTTCCAAATAATATAGTTCCCTAATAGATTATATATAAAATCCAATATTATGAGTATTAATAACAACCATGAAGGTATTATATTTTGATAATACGATATAAGCGTAATTCCCAATATTATAATTATAAATGAGTCGTATTTTAATTTAGATAAATTTATTTTACCCTTGTGGATTAATTTACCCTTATTTATACTCTCTATTTTTATAAAGGAATAAACGTAAATTGTTAATGATATAAACAAAATTGTGGTTAGAAATATTATAACTAACGAATCCATACGAAGAAATACTGCAATAAATAATACAATAAACGAAACTAAAACAATAAAATTTAATATAAGTGGATCCGTCCCCCTCATAATTTCCCATATTTTATTATATTTGATTACTTATTATTAATTTCTTATTTTTGGCGTTAAACCCATCTCTCTAATTAATTTGAGTACATCATTTAAATTTCCGGTTTTTGGATTTCCCACCCCTTTAATATTCATGGGATGGTTGTCAGGTATTACTGTAGCTATATTACTTGCACCTCCCATTAATGCAAATTGCACCAATTCCGCCCCTATCGTTGGAGATGGAGATGTTATTCTTATGTCTGGGAACATCAATCTTACAATGGCTATAGTTTTAGCCTGTTCTAATGCTGAACACCTTGGATGATTTTCCATTGGCGTATCTTTGTATGGGTTGAACCCCATTATTGGAATTTCGCCTACTCCTAACTCTTTTAAAAATAAAAGATGGTTTACTCTGTCCTCGTAGCTTTCCCCCATTCCAATTAAAAGACCAGAAGATAACTCTATATCATGTTTTTTTACCATTCTACAGACTTTTATTCTATCTTTCAGTTTTTCCCCGGGTTTTACCTTGTTGAATAATTCTTCATTTGTAGTTTCTAAGTTGCAGCAAATTGTATCTATGTTGTATTTTTTCATTTCCTTTATGCATTCTTCAGTTAAATCTGCTCCAGCATTAACTAAAACTTCTAAATCCGTATTTTCTTTAACTATTTTTAAAGCCCTTAAAACCTCTTTTCCCTCATAACCATGGGCAGATGAACAACTTACCCTTTTAATTCCTGATTTTTCAATGGCTATTGCAGATTTTTTTATTTCTTCATCAGTTAGTTTGAATGGTTTAACATAACCTTCTGAAGAAGTCCCTGCTGCAAAACCGCAATAGGCACATTTGGGGGTCACTTCACAGATGTTTGTAATGTGTATTGTTGATGTAATTTCTATTTCGTCCTTAAAAAAATTTCTAACTTCAGAAGCAATTGAAAATAATTTTAAATAATCTCCGTAATTTTTCATTTTAAAAAGTTCTAATGCCTGTTCCTTAGTTATTAGTCCGTCTTTG
Coding sequences within it:
- the hmdB gene encoding 5,10-methenyltetrahydromethanopterin hydrogenase cofactor biosynthesis protein HmdB; amino-acid sequence: MIFTKIKDNFQDLKDGKIDAKDGLITKEQALELFKMKNYGDYLKLFSIASEVRNFFKDEIEITSTIHITNICEVTPKCAYCGFAAGTSSEGYVKPFKLTDEEIKKSAIAIEKSGIKRVSCSSAHGYEGKEVLRALKIVKENTDLEVLVNAGADLTEECIKEMKKYNIDTICCNLETTNEELFNKVKPGEKLKDRIKVCRMVKKHDIELSSGLLIGMGESYEDRVNHLLFLKELGVGEIPIMGFNPYKDTPMENHPRCSALEQAKTIAIVRLMFPDIRITSPSPTIGAELVQFALMGGASNIATVIPDNHPMNIKGVGNPKTGNLNDVLKLIREMGLTPKIRN